ACCAAAGCCTGCTTCTCTCCTGGGGAGTCCCCATGTCTAGGGGTGGCCACATTGCCCTCCTGGTCAGCCCCTGAGTCCCCATGCCTGCCTATTCTCCCTCCCATCTGTGCCcgcctctcccccagcctcagcctaccAGAGGGGTAGCCTTTGAGTGCTTTTTGAAAGAAACTCCGAGTGAatatttctattctcttttttttttttctttttgagacagggtcttgctctgtcacccaggttggagtgcagcagtgtaatcttggctcactgcaccctctgcttcccgggttcaagtgaggcTCACGTctctgcctcccgaatagctaggactacagacatgtgccaccgtggccagctaatttttgtatttttagtacacatgtggtttctccaagttggccagactggtctcgaactcttttttttctttcttttttttgttgagatggagtctcgctctgtagctcaggctggagtgcagtggtgtgatctcggctcacggcaccctctgcctcccgggtcccggttcaagcgattctcctgcctcagtttcccgattagctgggattacaggcacgcgccaccatgcccagctaatttttgtatctttagtagagacagggtttcaccatgttggccaggatggtcttgatctcctgacctcgtgatccgcccgcctctgcctcccaaagtgccgggattacaggaatgagccaccgcgcctggccttggtcttgaactcttgacctcaagttatccaccctcctctgccttccaaagtgctgggaatacaggcgtgagccaacgcacccggtCCTGAGTGCTTGTTGAATGTAACCCaagtgaatattttttttttttttttttttttttttctgagacagagtctcgttctgactcccaggctggagtgtggtggtgcgaacttggctccctgcaacctccatctcccaggttcaaatgattctcctgcctcagcctccccagtagctgggaatacaggtgcgcaccgctgcacctggctgatttttgtatttttagtagagatagggtttcatcatgttggccaggcaggtcttgaactcgtgacctcatgatctgcccgcctcagcctcccaaagtgctacgattacaggcacgagccactgcgcctggctgccattactttcaatggtaaaaacagcaattacttttgcaccaacctcataTGAACTTGAAACTGGCAGCCATGAGTACTTCCTTTGCTTCTCTGCAAACTGCTCAGGGGTCTCTCCCCAGTAGGCCTTGGCAATGGTGGTTTCCTCTGCCAGAAGCACCCTTTCCCACAGGTCTACTCTACCTGGTGAGCTCTTATATTACCTCCAAAACCCAATCCCATTGTGCCCTGCCCCAGTAGAGTCATGGGTTCAAGCCTCGACTCCGGGGCACCTGGGGGCATTTATGATCGGCCGTGTCTTCTCCAGATTGGGGAAGAGTCTGGGGACACACCAGGAAAGGATAGGATCAAGATGGGACCTGAGGGCCCTTGGGGCCTCTCCCGCCTTCCCCAGGGACCCTTGCTCATACAGAGAGGGCCTGTTGTCTAATGCGTGGGAGGAGGTGGACTCTGGGCCAAGCTCCCTTTGTTCAAACACCAGCTGTGCTGATTTTTGCTGTGAGTCACTtggtcttggttttctcatctgtgaaacaggaaaAATAGCAGCTCCTCTCAGGACTCATGGCCGGGAGCTTTGGTAAGCAGGTGATTGTCATCAATGACCCtcactcctctctcctctcttcccagctACTCTGACCCATGGATCCCCTGGGCCCAGCCAAGCCACAATGGCCGTGGCGCCGCTGTCTGGCCGGGCTGCTGTTTCAGTTGCTGGTGGCTGTGTGTTTCTTCTCCTACCTGCGTGTGTCCCGAGACGATGCCACTGGGTTCCCTAGGCCAGGGTTCATGGCCGTGGAACCTGTCACCCGGGCTCCCAGTGGGTCCTCCCGACAGGACAccactcccacccaccccaccctcctgatccTGCTGTGGACGTGGCCTTTCCACATCCCCGTGGCTCTGTCCCGCTGTTCAGAGATGGTGCCTGGCATGGCCGACTGCCATATTACTGCCGACCGCAAGGTGTACCCACAGGCAGACGCGGTCATCGTGCACCACCGGGATATCATGTACAATCCCAGTGCCGACCTCCCGCCCCACACCAGGCCGCAGGGGCAGCGCTGGATCTGGTTCAGCATGGAGTCTCCAAGCCACTGCTGGCACCTGCAAGCCCTGGACGGATACTTCAATCTCACCATGTCCTACCGCAGCGACTCCGACATCTTCACGCCCTACGGCTGGCTGGAGCCGTGGTCCGGCCAGCCTGCCCACCCACCGCTCAACCTCTCGGCCAAGACCGAATTGGTGGCCTGGACGGTGTCCAACTGGAAGCCGGACTCGGCCAGGGTGCGCTACTACCAGAGCCTGCAGGCCCATCTCAAGGTGGATGTGTACGGGAAATCCCACAAGCCCCTGCCCAGGGGGACCATGATGGAGACGCTGTCCCGGTACAAGTTCTACCTGGCCTTCGAGAACTCCTTGCACCCGGACTACATCACCGAGAAGCTGTGGAGGAACGCCCTGGAGGCCTGGGCCGTGCCCGTGGTGCTGGGGCCCAGCAGAAGCAACTACGAGAGGTTCCTGCCGCCCGACGCCTTCATCCACGTGGACGACTTCCAGAGCCCCAAGGACCTGGCCCGATACCTGCAGGAGCTGGACAAGGACCACGCCCGCTACCTGAGCTACTTCCGCTGGCGGGAGACGCTGCGGCCTCGCTTCTCCAGCTGGGCACTGGATTTCTGCAAGGCCTGCTGGAAACTGCAGGAGGAATCCAGGTACCAGACGGTGCGCAGCATAGCAACTTGGTTCACCTGAGAGGCCGGTGTGGGGCCTGGGCTGCTGGGAACCTCATTTTCCTGGGGACTCTACCCAGGAAATCTACCTAAGGACTCGCTTGCATGAAGCTTCACCTGCCTGGGGACTCAGCTGCCTGGGACGGTCACATATTGCAGCTTCACCTGCCTAGGGATTCACCTACCTAGGTCCTCACTTTCCTGGGACGTCACCTGCTGGAGTCTTCGGTGGCCAGGCATGTCATTTACCTGGGATTTCACATGCTGGCTTCCAGGAGTGTCCCCTGCAGAAGCCTGGCCTGCTGGGGACCTCATCTCCTGGGGACCTTGCCTACTGGGGACCTCGGCTGTTGGGGACTTTACCTGCTGGGACTTGCTCCCAGAGACCTTGCCACACTGAATCTCACCTGCTAGGAGCCTTGCCTCCTGGGGACCTCACCCTGGAGGGCACTGGGCCCTGGGAACTGGCGCCCTTGGGGCCCCACCCATGAGTGATGGTTCTGGCTGATTTGTTTGTGATGTTGTTAGCTGCCTGTGAGGCCTGCAGAGGGACAATGACGGTACCGTTTCCAGATGTAATATTGCAAAGAAAACCGAtgatgaggccgggcgtggtggctcatgcctgtactcccagcactttgggaagccaaggcaggtggatcacatgaggtcaggagtttgagaccagcctcgctaacacggtgaaaccccatctctgctaaacatacaaaaaattagccggccgtggtggcgggtgcctgtaatcccaggtacttgggaggctgaggcaggagacttgtttgaacccaggaggtggaggttgctgtgagcccagatcacgccattgcaccccagcctgggtgacaagaacaagactctatctcaaaaaaaaaaaaaaaacatcgagaccacggtgaaaccccgtctctactaaaaatacaaaaaattagccgggcgcggttgtgggcgcctgtagtcccagctactcgggaggctgaggcaggagaatggcgtgaacccgggaggcggagcttgcagtgagccgagatcgcgccactgcactccagcctgggcgacagagcgagactccgtctcaaaaaaaaaaaaaaaaaaaaaaaaaaaaagaaagaaagaaagacaggaagaaagctGATGATGCGTTCTCCTCATTCTAGGATAGTGGTTCTCTCCCCAGGGTGATTCTGCCCCCAGGACATTCAGCAAGGTCTGGAGATACTTTTGGCTATCGAAGTGAGGAAGGGGGATGAGGTCACCTAGCAGGCAGAGGCCGGGTTACTCCGAACCCCCTACGATGCACAGGATGCTCCCACAACACAACCACAACCAATCTGGTTCCAAGTGTCCAGAGATAGAAAAACCCTGTTCTAGACCTTTCTATGGCCTTGGCAGTAGGTGTCGGAGCTCTGTGAGGTACATCTCCAGCTGCTTCCTGGGGGTGGGCTCTGACAGAGTGGGGTGAGGAAGGACCAgtgtgggtggggagtggggccCAAGCTGCCTGGGGGTCAAAGTAGGGCCTGGCTGGGACAAGGGGACCTTCCCTGCCCAGACACAGTGCCAGGTGGGGCCAGATAAGTCAGCTGAGTTATTAGGGACAGGACGGAGAAGAGCAGAGGTTCCCTGAGAAAGAAGGTGGTGGGCGTGTGGGTGACCTTCAGCATGGAAATGCCCATGGCTGGGGCGACACTCAGTGTGACTGCCACCATATGGCTGCTAGGAACGCATCACTGTGGGTGTGGCTGCAGGTGTGACTGTGTTTATGTCATGCAGACTACGTATAACAGGGGTGTGTATTCGTGTGGTGATTGTTCCAAGCGTGAGACTGACCGTAAATGCCCTgggagtgtttttttttgttttatttggttttttttttttttttttttttttgagacggagtctcgctgtgtcgcccaggctggagtgcagtggccggatctcagctcactgcaagctccgcctcccgggtttttacgccattctcctgcctcagcctcccgagtagccgggactacaggcgcccgccacctcgcccggctagtttttttcatattttttagtagagacggggtttcaccgtgttagccaggatggtctcgaactcctgacctcgtgatccgcccgtctcggcctcccaaagtgctgggattacaggcttgagccaccgcgcccggcccctgggagtgttttttatttttttttgtttattgttttagagacaggttggagtgcagtgtcatgatcacggttcactgcagccttgaactcctgggctcaagtgatcctcccacttcagcttcccaagtagctgggactacaagcatgcaccactacgcccagctcttttttttttttggagagatggggtctcgctatgttgtccagtgGTTTCTCACtatgtcttgaactcctggcttcaagtgatcatcccgcctcagcctcccaaagggctgagattacaggcgtgagccaccgtgtcttgCCCTTGAGTGCGCCTTTGCATCCGGGACAGTTCAGGGGCCCCTCTCTGAGTGTGCAGGGCTGTGTCTATGTGGGTCTCTCACTATGTGGCTGCTGCAgggctgtgcatgtgtgtaagtgTGTCAGCAGATGTGATGGAATGGATTGTGAGTGACTGGGGCTATGTGTGCACcctgagtgtgtgtctgtgaccATAGGTGTGATGCTGTGTGCTTTTGTGAATGAGAAGTGACTTTGAGAGTGTTCctctcaggctgggcgcggtggctcatggctgtaatcccagcactttgggaggctgaggtgggagaatcacctgaggtcaggagttcaagaccagcctggccaacatggtgaaaccgagttcctactaaaaatacaaaaaaataataataataataataatattagccgggctgggcacagtggctcaggcttgtaatcccagcactttgggaggccaaggcaggaggatcacaaggtcaggagattgaggccatcctggccaacatggtgaaacccatctctactaaaaatacaaaaattagctgggcatggtagtgcgtgtctgtaatcccagctacttgggaagttgaggcaggagaatcccttgaaccagacagtcggaggttgcagtgagccgagatcgtgccactgcactccagcctgggctacagagtgagattcctctcaaacaaaacaaacaaacaaattagctgggtgtgatggccggtgcctgcaatcccagctactcaggtggctgaggcacaaaaattgcttgaacccgggaggcagaggttgcagggagccgtgatcgcactactgcactccagcctgggcaacagaatgagactgtctcaagaaaaaaaaaagaaagagggagtgtCCCTTCCTGAGTGTACAGTTCTGAGTGTGGAAGGTGACTGTGTAGGATCATGGGTCCTGCCTGCTGACCCCTTGTGGGTGGTGGTCTCTGTGTCTCGtgagtgtgcttgtgtgtgtgagacCCTCATCTGGTGTGCCGATGGGCTGATGACAACCGCGGCCCCAGGGAATTGCAGGGGCTTCTCCGTTTATTTATGCTCCAATTCCCTGGGGGGCTGGGCCTGGTGCCTTGTGGCTGAGACACTGGATCTGGGTGACAGACAGGAAGGCCGAGGTCTGGGAGGCCCCGGAGGGTGGACAacactcacatacacatgcacacggTGGCATGTGTGAGCTTCCGGGGCGGCAGACCCCTGAGGGTCAGCTTTCTCACTGTGCGTCCTGGGCTGAACAACACTCCTCTCTCTGAGGCCAGGCCATCtaggatggggaaactgaggctcagagtaaGCGTCACTTGGGCTTCCGCAGCGTCTGGAAACTCCGGGCTCTCTGCGGAGGCCAGGCTGAGTCGGCCCAAATGGTGGAGGAATCCACCACCTCAAACCTCAGAGTCAGAAGACTGCGGGGGTGGGCGGGGACCCCAGCCAGCGGCAGCCCTGAAACTGCTTCCGAAGCAGACCACCCAC
The sequence above is drawn from the Macaca thibetana thibetana isolate TM-01 chromosome 19, ASM2454274v1, whole genome shotgun sequence genome and encodes:
- the LOC126942688 gene encoding 3-galactosyl-N-acetylglucosaminide 4-alpha-L-fucosyltransferase FUT3-like isoform X2, producing MDPLGPAKPQWPWRRCLAGLLFQLLVAVCFFSYLRVSRDDATGFPSGSSRQDTTPTHPTLLILLWTWPFHIPVALSRCSEMVPGMADCHITADRKVYPQADAVIVHHRDIMYNPSADLPPHTRPQGQRWIWFSMESPSHCWHLQALDGYFNLTMSYRSDSDIFTPYGWLEPWSGQPAHPPLNLSAKTELVAWTVSNWKPDSARVRYYQSLQAHLKVDVYGKSHKPLPRGTMMETLSRYKFYLAFENSLHPDYITEKLWRNALEAWAVPVVLGPSRSNYERFLPPDAFIHVDDFQSPKDLARYLQELDKDHARYLSYFRWRETLRPRFSSWALDFCKACWKLQEESRYQTVRSIATWFT
- the LOC126942688 gene encoding 3-galactosyl-N-acetylglucosaminide 4-alpha-L-fucosyltransferase FUT3-like isoform X1: MDPLGPAKPQWPWRRCLAGLLFQLLVAVCFFSYLRVSRDDATGFPRPGFMAVEPVTRAPSGSSRQDTTPTHPTLLILLWTWPFHIPVALSRCSEMVPGMADCHITADRKVYPQADAVIVHHRDIMYNPSADLPPHTRPQGQRWIWFSMESPSHCWHLQALDGYFNLTMSYRSDSDIFTPYGWLEPWSGQPAHPPLNLSAKTELVAWTVSNWKPDSARVRYYQSLQAHLKVDVYGKSHKPLPRGTMMETLSRYKFYLAFENSLHPDYITEKLWRNALEAWAVPVVLGPSRSNYERFLPPDAFIHVDDFQSPKDLARYLQELDKDHARYLSYFRWRETLRPRFSSWALDFCKACWKLQEESRYQTVRSIATWFT